The DNA sequence CTCGGCTTCGCCGCCGCCGTGCACGTCGACACGGTCGCCGCACACATCGCGCTCGTCGATGCGACGGGCGCGGTGCGCGTCGAGAACCACGCCCCCTTCCCGCTCAAGGGCGACCGCGTCGAGCACATCGCCGAGCTGATCGACGCCTGCCTCGCGTCGGTCAACGGTCCGCTGCACGTGGCGGTCGTCGGGGTGCCGGGGATCGTGACGGCCGACGGCGGGATCCGCGACGACCAGGGGCCGGACGGCGGGGCGTTCCGCGCGGCGCTCTCGACGAGACTCGGCTGCCCCGTGCGGGTGGAGAACGACGTGAACCTCGCCGCGCTCGCCGAGCTCAGCGACGGCCGCGGCGCCGAGCTCGCGAGCTTCGCCCTGCTCCTGCTCGACGGCGGTCTCGGCGGCGGCATCGTCATCGACGGGCGGCTGCATCGGGGCTTCTCAGGCGTCGCAGGTGAGGTGATGTACCTGCCGCAGACGCCGCTGCCGATCGGCGCTCCCGTGCTCGGCGATGCCGTGGTGCGCGATCTCGCACTGACGCACAGCCGCGACCCGGACGAGACGATCGATCAGCACCTCGAGGCCGCAGCCGCGGGTGACGAGGCCGCGATCGCCATGGCCGCCGAGATGGGTCGCCGCCTCACGATCGCCGCGGGCAGCGTCGCGCTGATCCTCGACCCCGAGGCGTTCATCCTCGGCGGCACCGCAGCGCACCCCGTGCTCGTCGACGCGGTCGCCCGGGTCGCCGACGAGTTCGCCGCCCAGCTGCCGATGCGCTTCATCGTCTCGTCGTTCGGCCCCGAGGCGCCCCTCGTGGGTGCCGTGCAGGAGTCGGCCGCCGCGCTGCGCGCCACGGTCTTCTCGCGTCTCGTGCCCGCGGCCGAGAAGGCCGGGAGATGAGCTCCGACCTCGCCGACCGCCTGGGCCTCGCGCCGGGGGCGAGAGCCGTCATCCTCAACGCCGACGACTTCGGCATGTGCCATGCCGCGAACACCGCGATCATGCGGCTGCTCGGCGACGGCGCGATCGACTCGGCGACCGTGATGGTGCCGTGCGCGTGGTCGCCGGAGGCGCTGGCGTTCGCGGCATCCCGTCGTGACCTCGACGTGGGCGTGCACCTCGTGCTCACGAGCGAGTGGACGCGGTACCGCTGGCGCCCGCTCACGGGCACCGGCACGACGCTGGTCGACGCGGCGGGGTTCTTCCCGGCCGATGTGCTGGCTGTCGAGCAGCACGCCGCCGAGACCGATGTCGCCGCCGAGCTCGCGGCGCAGCTGCAGACCGCGCTGGATGCCGGGGTCGACGTCACGCATCTCGACAACCACATGGGATCGGTCTACGGACTGCTCACGGGGCGCGACTTCCTCGGTCCGGTCTTCGACCTCGCCGCGCGGCACGGGCTGCCGTTCCGGCTGCCGCGGGAGATGGCCGGGGCCGACGACGACGCGACGATGCAGGCGAAGCTCGCCGAGACGGCCGCGGCCGCCGATGCGCGGGGCGTCGAGATCGTCGACCGGCTGTGGACGCATCCGTTCGAACAGGCCCCTGGCGAGACGTACGAGCAGGTGCGCGACGGATTCATCGCCCTGCTGCGCGCCATCCCCGCGGGTGTGACGGAGATCTACCTGCATCCGATGGTCGACGACGTCGAGCTGCGATCCGCCGTCGACTTCGCGGCCGAGAAGCGCGGACACGAGCTGCGGCTGCTGTCGGACCCCGCGGTGCATCAGGCGATCGCCGAGGAGGGGCTCGTGCGGATCGGCTGGCGCGCCCTGCGCGATCTGCAGCGGAAGGGACGGGCATGACCTCACTGACGACCCGGCTGCGCGACCGGAGGCTCGACGCCGCCCCGACGAGGGCGCAGACCGTCGCGTTCGGGGCGTCGGGTTTCCCGACCCAGTTGATGACGCAGACGTTCTCGGCGTTCGTCGTCTACTTCTACGTCACGCATCTCGGCGTCCCGCCGGAGTGGGTGGCCGCCGCGATGATCGCGCACGGGGTGCTCAACGCCGTGCTGAACCCGGTGGTGGGGGCGCTCTCCGATCGCATCCGCACCCCGTGGGGGAGGCGCATCCCGTGGATCGGGCTCGGGATCGTGCCGCTCGTGGTCGCGTTCGCCCTCGTGTGGATGCCGCCGGAGCTGCCCGTTCCGGGGCTCATCGTCTGGTTCCTCGTCGTCGTCGCCGTCTACGACATCGCGTTCGTGGTCGTCGTGCTGAACATCTCGGCGCTGTTCCCCGAGATCTTCCGCACGACCGAGGAGCGCGCGCGGGGGAACGTGCCCCGGCAGATCTTCGCGATCCTGGGCATGGTGCTGGGCACGGCGGGCGCGCCCGTGCTCTACGACCGCATCGGATGGCCGGGTATGGCCGTCGTGCTGTCGACCGTGTGTCTGGCGCTGTTCGTCTGGTCGTTCGCGGGCGGCATGATCGAGCGCCGCGTTCCCGAGGCGGCCTCCGAGGCCATGCGGTGGGGCGACCAGCTGCGTTACACGTTCGCGAACCGCGCCTTCGTGCCCTACGTGCTCGGCTCGCTGTTCGTGCAGACGTCGATCGCCGTCATCCTCGCCGCGATCCCCTTCTACGTGCGGTACTCGCTGGGCGCCGCCGAGGGCGACGGGAGCCTGCTGCTCGGCGCGATCTTCGTCACGGCCATCCCGTCGATCGTGCTGTGGAGCGCTGTCGTGCGCCGCACCTCGCCGCGCACGGCCCTGCTGTGGAGCGTCGCGGTGTTCGGCGTCGCCGTGCTCGGCTACCTGCTGCCGACGAGCGTTCTCGCCGCCGCGCTGATCGGCGTCGCCGTGGGCGTCGGCGTGGGCGGCCTGCTGCAGCTGCTCGAGGTCGTGCTGTCGCAGATCATCGACGAGGATGCCGTGCGCACCGGCCACCGCCGCGAGGGGGCATACTTCGGGGTGAACGGCTTCGTCGTGCGCGGCTCGGTCGTGCTGCAGGCGGTCGTCGCGGCGGTCGTGCTCACGTCGTCGGGCTTCGACGCCTCGCTCGGCGATGCGCAGCCCGAGACGGTGGACGGCGGCATCCGGCTCATGGTCGCCGTCGTGCCGCTCGTGTTCACGGCGCTTGCGTGGGTGTGCTTCTGGCTGTATCCGATCCGCGCGCGCGACGTCTGACCCGAGCGGGTGGCACCGTCAGCTCGTGCCGCGACCCACCCCTCTCTTACCGACCCACCCCTCTCTGCCACGTGTGCACCGGGGTGGCTCGGGCCCAGAGGGGTGGGTGGGTGCGGGGCGGTCAGCTCGCCCGGCGCCGCGCCTCCCAGCCCGTGCGCACCATATCGTCGACCGAGTAGCGCATCTTCCAGTCGAGGTCGCGCGCGGCGAGCTCTCCGGTGGCGACGATGCGGTCGGGGTCGCCGGGGCGGCGGGGGCCGATCTCCGGCGTGAAGTCGATGCCGGTGACGCGGGCGACGGCATCCATGATCTGCTTCACGCTGAGGCCGTCACCGGATCCGAGGTTGTACGCCGGTTCGATCGGCTCTCCCGCGGCGAGCCGCTGGGCGGCGGCGACGTGCGCGGCGGCGATGTCTCCGACGTGCACGTAGTCGCGCACGTTCGTGCCGTCCTCCGTGTCGTAGTCGTCGCCGAAGATCTTCGGGGTGCGCCCCTCGATGAGCGCCTCGAACACGATCGGGAAGAGGTTGTGCGGGCTGACGTCGTACACCGTCGGGTCGGCCGAGCCGACGACGTTGAAGTAGCGCAGCGAGGTATGCCGCAGGGGCGCGTCCGAGTCGGCGGTCGCGATGGCCTGGTCGCGCAGCAGCCATTCGCCGATGAGCTTGGACTCGCCGTAGGGGCTCGCGGGGCGCTTCGCGGTGTCTTCGACGACGAGTGCGACGTCGGGGGTGCCGAACACGGCGGCCGATGACGAGAACACGATGTTCTGCACGCCGGTCGCCTGCATGGCCTCGAGGATCACCCGCGTGCCCTCGACGTTCTGCGCGTAGGTGTGCAGCGGGCGCTGCACCGAGACACCGGCGTACTTGTACCCGGCCACGTGGATGACGCCCTCGGCGTGGTGCTCGCGCAGCGTCTGCTCCACGAGCTCCCGGTCGAGGATCGTGCCCCGCACGAACGGGACGCCCTCCGGTGCGAACGATGCGACGCCGCTCGAGAGGTCGTCGATGATCACGGGGGAGAGCCCCGCCTCGGCGAGTGCTCGGACGACGTGGGCGCCGATGTAGCCGGCTCCGCCGGTGACGATCCAGGACATGATCCTCCTCCTGCCGCGTCGTCCGCGGCTCGACCCATCTTCTCAGGCGCTTTCGAATCGCGTGAATTGCAGTTCTCAGGGGCTGCGGACTGCCATTCGCGCTACTCGAAAGGGTCAGGCGTCGCGACCGGCACCCGCCGACGGCACGACGGTGAACACGGTCGGCTCCGCGAACCCGGATGCCGCGAACGCGGCGCGCACGGCATCCGTCACCGCCCGCTCGGCGTCGCGCTCGATCAGCGCGATCGCCGCCCCACCGAAGCCGCCGCCCGTCATGCGCGCGCCGATCGCCCCCGCCTCGACGGCCGCCTCGACGGCGGTGTCGAGCTCGGGGACCGAGATCTCGAAGTCGTCGCGCATCGACGCGTGCGAGGCGATCAGCAGGTCGCCGATCGCGCGCGGACCGTGCTCGCGGAGGGTCCGCACGGTGTCGAGCACGCGCTGGTTCTCGGTCACGATGTGACGCACGCGGCGGAAGGTCACGTCATCGAGGACCCGCTCGGCGCGGGGCAGGTCGGAGGTCGAGACGTCGCGCAGGCTGCGCACGTCGAGCAGCGCCGCGCCCCGTTCGCACGACGCCCGTCGTTCGCGGAACCCACCGGTCGAGTGGGCGTGCGAGACCCGGGTGTCGATCACGAGGATCTCGAGCCCGGCGTCGGCGAGTCCGACCGGCACCGTCACCGCGTCCAGCGAGCGGCAGTCGAGGAAGATCGCGGCGTCGGATTCGCCGAGCATCGCGGCCATCTGGTCCATGATCCCGGTCGGAGCGCCGACGGCCTCGTTCTCGGCGCGACGGCCGATGCGGGCGAGCGCGGTGCGGTCGAGCCCTGCGCCCCACAGCTCGTTCAGAGCGGATGCCGTGGCCCCCTCGATCGCGGCGGATGACGAGAGTCCGGCGCCCACCGGGACGTCGGAGGCGATCGCGATGTCGATGCCCGAGCTCTCGATGCCGGCCCGGCGCAGAGCCCATGCGACGCCGAGGGGGTAGGCGGCCCACTCCGCAACCCGCGGCGCGGAGCCGGGCGCCGTGGGGAACAGCTCGTCGAGCTCGGCGAGCGCGACCTCGACCGGCTCCTCGGTGAAGGTCGAGGCGACGCGGATGCGGTCGTCGCGGCGTCGTGCGACGGCGGCCACCGTGCGGTGCGGGATCGCGAACGGCAGGACGAAGCCCTCGTTGTAGTCGGTGTGCTCGCCGATGAGGTTGACGCGGCCCGGCGCCGACCAGACGCCCTCCGTCGCCGCGTCGGTGAGATCCGCCAGCAGCCTCGTGGCCTGCTCGTGCGCGGTGCTCATGCGGTGACCTCGCCGACGCTCTCGACCGCGTCGCGCAGTCGGGCGGCGCCCTGCTCCGGCGTGATCTCGGCGGCCCAGGCCCACATCGCCGCCTCGGAGCCCGCGAGGAACTTCAGCTTGTCGGCCGCGCGCCGCGGGCTCGTGAGCTGCAGGTGCAGCCGCACGCTGTCGCGGCCGACGTGCACGGGGGCCTGGTGCCACGCGGCGATGTACGGAGTCGGGGTGTCGTACAGTGCGTCGACGCCGCGCAGCAGCCGCAGGTACAGCGGCGCCAGCTCGTCGCGCTGCGCGGCGGTCGTGGCGGCGAAGTCGGCGACGTGCTCGTGCGGCACGAGGTGCACCTCGAGCGGCCACCGTGCGGCGAACGGCACGAACGCGGTCCAGTGCTCGCCCTGCAGCACGACGCGGTCGGACCCGCGCTCCGAATCGAGGATCCGCTGGAAGAGGTCGGGCGCGGTGCGGTCGATGGAGTCGAGCAGACGCGTGGTGCGCGGCGTCACGTAGGGGTAGGCGTAGATCTGTCCGTGCGGATGCGGCAGGGTGACGCCGATCGCCTCGC is a window from the Microbacterium sp. LWO14-1.2 genome containing:
- the galE gene encoding UDP-glucose 4-epimerase GalE — protein: MSWIVTGGAGYIGAHVVRALAEAGLSPVIIDDLSSGVASFAPEGVPFVRGTILDRELVEQTLREHHAEGVIHVAGYKYAGVSVQRPLHTYAQNVEGTRVILEAMQATGVQNIVFSSSAAVFGTPDVALVVEDTAKRPASPYGESKLIGEWLLRDQAIATADSDAPLRHTSLRYFNVVGSADPTVYDVSPHNLFPIVFEALIEGRTPKIFGDDYDTEDGTNVRDYVHVGDIAAAHVAAAQRLAAGEPIEPAYNLGSGDGLSVKQIMDAVARVTGIDFTPEIGPRRPGDPDRIVATGELAARDLDWKMRYSVDDMVRTGWEARRRAS
- a CDS encoding ROK family transcriptional regulator — encoded protein: MARPLAGPQTLLRTLNGRAILESLARRGPLTRAELMTETGLSRTAVTQVLRMLEGTDAVAPAGVDRETRGPAAGRVALHPALGFAAAVHVDTVAAHIALVDATGAVRVENHAPFPLKGDRVEHIAELIDACLASVNGPLHVAVVGVPGIVTADGGIRDDQGPDGGAFRAALSTRLGCPVRVENDVNLAALAELSDGRGAELASFALLLLDGGLGGGIVIDGRLHRGFSGVAGEVMYLPQTPLPIGAPVLGDAVVRDLALTHSRDPDETIDQHLEAAAAGDEAAIAMAAEMGRRLTIAAGSVALILDPEAFILGGTAAHPVLVDAVARVADEFAAQLPMRFIVSSFGPEAPLVGAVQESAAALRATVFSRLVPAAEKAGR
- a CDS encoding MFS transporter; the protein is MTSLTTRLRDRRLDAAPTRAQTVAFGASGFPTQLMTQTFSAFVVYFYVTHLGVPPEWVAAAMIAHGVLNAVLNPVVGALSDRIRTPWGRRIPWIGLGIVPLVVAFALVWMPPELPVPGLIVWFLVVVAVYDIAFVVVVLNISALFPEIFRTTEERARGNVPRQIFAILGMVLGTAGAPVLYDRIGWPGMAVVLSTVCLALFVWSFAGGMIERRVPEAASEAMRWGDQLRYTFANRAFVPYVLGSLFVQTSIAVILAAIPFYVRYSLGAAEGDGSLLLGAIFVTAIPSIVLWSAVVRRTSPRTALLWSVAVFGVAVLGYLLPTSVLAAALIGVAVGVGVGGLLQLLEVVLSQIIDEDAVRTGHRREGAYFGVNGFVVRGSVVLQAVVAAVVLTSSGFDASLGDAQPETVDGGIRLMVAVVPLVFTALAWVCFWLYPIRARDV
- the galK gene encoding galactokinase, which produces MSTAHEQATRLLADLTDAATEGVWSAPGRVNLIGEHTDYNEGFVLPFAIPHRTVAAVARRRDDRIRVASTFTEEPVEVALAELDELFPTAPGSAPRVAEWAAYPLGVAWALRRAGIESSGIDIAIASDVPVGAGLSSSAAIEGATASALNELWGAGLDRTALARIGRRAENEAVGAPTGIMDQMAAMLGESDAAIFLDCRSLDAVTVPVGLADAGLEILVIDTRVSHAHSTGGFRERRASCERGAALLDVRSLRDVSTSDLPRAERVLDDVTFRRVRHIVTENQRVLDTVRTLREHGPRAIGDLLIASHASMRDDFEISVPELDTAVEAAVEAGAIGARMTGGGFGGAAIALIERDAERAVTDAVRAAFAASGFAEPTVFTVVPSAGAGRDA
- a CDS encoding polysaccharide deacetylase family protein, yielding MSSDLADRLGLAPGARAVILNADDFGMCHAANTAIMRLLGDGAIDSATVMVPCAWSPEALAFAASRRDLDVGVHLVLTSEWTRYRWRPLTGTGTTLVDAAGFFPADVLAVEQHAAETDVAAELAAQLQTALDAGVDVTHLDNHMGSVYGLLTGRDFLGPVFDLAARHGLPFRLPREMAGADDDATMQAKLAETAAAADARGVEIVDRLWTHPFEQAPGETYEQVRDGFIALLRAIPAGVTEIYLHPMVDDVELRSAVDFAAEKRGHELRLLSDPAVHQAIAEEGLVRIGWRALRDLQRKGRA